The Eschrichtius robustus isolate mEscRob2 chromosome 16, mEscRob2.pri, whole genome shotgun sequence DNA segment TCTCTCTGGCCCTCATTCCCCTGAGGTCTAGGATTCAGGATTCAGCACCAGGAGGGCTCCAATTTCCATACAAAGTCCACCATCCTGAAATTTCAGTCAGGCCTAGCTCCCAGCTTCCCAGTTACTTGGTTGCTGAGTTCACTGAGGCTCCTTACTCCCAGCTCAGACTCAGATCCTGTGAACTCCAGTGTCTGAGATATGCCGCTCCCGATCTCCTCCTCCTCAACTTCTCCACTTTCCATTTGGCCCAAGCTTCCTAAGCACTTCCCCCATCCCCCTCTTTGGagttctcctcccctcccagaaCCCAGTAATAAGTGGGCTTCTCCCTGGGCCTGGACCCCCATGGTAACCGTATAAGGTTAGGCAGCTGTCGACTGAGGCAGGGAGGGGCCAGTGCAGGAGGCCAAGGGCAGCTGCTAAGTTTAGGGTGGCTCTGTCTCTCTTCTTAGAGACAACAGGTGCCTGGACCCCAGTGACCAGAAAAGCAAATGTCTTAGAGGCATTGGtatgaggctggaggagggggaggggaggaggagacttCCTCAGGACATCAGGTCCTAGAgggaacaggaggaggaggagacacgGGTGTCCTTGCCAACCTTGGGCCTCCTGGGGCTTCCTCACCCACAATTTCCGCAGACCTCCACTGTACAGAATGGACTGgggcactgaggcccagaggggtgggagagcgtacctcaaagtcacacagtcagCCTAGGTGGTTCTTGCCCACGTTGGAGAGAGAAGCCATTGGCCATCCCAGCCACCAAAGAGGAGGTGACCAATTAGCTTCCCTCTTGGTGTCTTTGACTCCCCTCCTCTGAGTTCCAACTTTCACACCAGTATCCAAAAAAGTGATTATAGACTCACACTGGACCATGTCCTTCTCCTGTTTCAAACCCTTCCAAGGCTCCCAAGGTCTCAGCCCTCAGCATGGCGTTTGAAGACCCTCCAGTGTCTGATGTCCAGCCCCTTGTATCCTCTGCTCGAGCCCCATCCCAATTCTGGCGAACTGAACACTTCTGATCTTTCACTTCTCCAGGCCTTTGCCCATCTGTGCCCTCCACTTAGCATGGCTGTTCCTCCACTTTCACCTGACTCACTTCTACCAGCCTTCATAATGTCATTCCCATACTCCTAGATAGGGCTGCTATGCCCTCTACTTCTGTACTCCTGACTAGCTGGTTTGTCATTTTCTGCATTTACCCTGTCTCCACAGCTAGACTGTAAGTTCTACCAAGGCAGGGCCTGAATATTAATTATAAtgattatgggaattccctggcagtccagtggttagcactccaggttttcactgccgagggcccggattcgatccttggtcagggaactaagatcccacaagccatgtggcgcagccaaaaaataaaaataaaaataatgattatacTTCACTAACTGTTTCCAAATAGTGTTCACATCCAGAAGTTCTGTGGGATGGGAATTacgtccccattttatagagggggaaaccaaggcccagggagttggagcacaaagcccaaggtcacagagcagccTCTCTGCTCCAGGCTGTCTAGTCTCTTCATACCTAGTGATTCCATGCCCCACATCTTTCCTCACAAAATCCCCCCTCTTCTTGAAGGGGATGTAGCAGACTTCCTGATCCTTCAACTTCCCCAGGCAGCTCTCTCCCACCTGTAACCTCTGTCACTACCCCCACATATACATACCCTTGACTGTGAACTCCACAGTGGGGGGACTGTGTTTGTCAAAGTGCACCTGCAAAGCATgcaccagtgcctggcacactgtaggtactcaataaatttaCTGTGTTTAAATCTGGGCCCACCCCACACAGGGGTACAGGAGGCTGGTGCATCTCTTTCCTAGTCCTGTGTCTCAGCCTGGGCCCTCTCTGAACTCTGGCACATTCCAGCCTCCTTTGGGGAAAAAGAACATCCCTTCCTGCCCAGGTCCTAGTGAGACCTGCATCCCAAGActcactccctcctccctccctccttgggcTCCAGCTGCTGCCAGCCCAAGAAAGGAGAGGCCCTGAGCTGGGCTATTTTGGTATCTGGGGTGGGCACCCACAGGGCTAAGGTTACCCTGGTATGTTAATGACTCCCTGGGGCAGGACTATATAACTCCAGAGGGACCGCCCCAGGCTGACTCTCTGCTCCTTTCCAGCCAGAGCCACTGCCTGGCCCCCAGGAGACCTAAGACATGGTGAGTGAgaatcccccagcccctgcccagatCCCTCAGACCTCAGGGCAGCCTCATCCTTTGAAAGAAAGTAGCTGGTTCCCAGTCTGGCAAGAGGAAAAAAGATGAATCTTCCCTTTCTTGATATCACTAATGGGGAATGTACAGAATGATGCCCTAAAGGATCCAACCAAGGATAATCTGCCTAGACACTCCACTCGCAGGAGCCCTGTCCCTCCCAAAGCATGCTCCATGCCGTCCTGCACTCCATCTTCCTAAAACCCCCAGGATCAGCCAGACAAGTGTTCCcactcccattttataaatgagaaagtaGAGGTTCAGGTGAGTGAGTgatcagggtcacacagcaagtctgGGACTCAGAGGAGGCAGGGTCAGGGCACTGAGAAGGGGAGGTACACTCCACTTGTTGGGTAGGATGGAAGGATGGGGACTTGAGGGCTACACAGAGGAATTTGGGGGTACAACTGCAGCAGGTCTCCTCAGCAAAGAGGTCataaggaaggggaagcctagagCCAGAAGAGTTGCTTTAGAAGAATGGACTCAAAGAAGCCTGAATCTAATCCATCGCCTCTAGAGAGGAGTAGGGATTGGTCCTTGAACCCCTCTGCCCAACCCTCATCCCTCAGGCACCCAAGAAGGCCAGGAGAAGGGCAGTGGCAGAGGGCGGAAGCTCCAATGTCTTCTCCATGTTCGATCAGACCCAGATCCAGGAGTTCAAGGAGGTAAGTGCGGGGAGAAGGGAGACTGAAGACTGACCAAAGGCTCCCcttgctgcccctccccccacccctgcctggaaTGTGCacctgttggggggagggggagggtttaGAATTCCTTGTTCTCCTCCCTGCTTGGAGTGTAAGAGGACAGCTGGCTGGGGGCCAGAATCTCAGAATCTGATCTGCCTGGAGTAAGGATGCTGAAGCCTGGCCATGGGGGACCTAACCTCTCCCTACGTTGGCCCTCCACAGGCCTTCACAGTAATTGACCAGAATCGTGATGGCATTATTGACAAGGACGACCTGCGGGAAACCTTCGCAGCCATGGGTGAGCCTACTTCACCTGTAAAGATTCAAGGCTGCAGAGTCCTGGGAATTCAGCAGCCTTAGGTTCCAGCCCTGCCAGGTccaccctgggcctcagtctACCCAGATAAAAAATGGATGGGATGATGTGAATTTATGGGAAGCGTTATTCCCTGGCCCCTAGACCCCACTCCACTCCATGCTTCCCCCACCCTGTTCCAGGGCGTCTCAATGTGAAGAATGAGGAGCTAGATGACATGATGAAGGAAGCCAGCGGGCCCATCAACTTCACTGTCTTCCTGACCATGTTTGGGGAGAAGCTCAAAGGTGAATGAAGTGTCCTGGGTCCAAACCCCCAGATGCCTCTCCCCAGACCTTTCAGGGACTGACCCTTTAGCAACCCTTCAGCTTCATGTGCCCTCTGACCACCCCCAGGTGCCGACCCTGAGGATGTGATCACTGGAGCCTTCAAGGTCCTGGACCCTGAGGGGAAGGGCACCATCAAGAAGCAGTTGTAAGTGACACCCTCCAGCTGCTCCCACACAGAAAGCCTCCGTAAATTCCTACCAAGAGTTAGGCACTGCCAGAGATAAGGGAAAAATTAGAACTGTGGTGATGGGATTAAATTTTCACAGCACACAGCGGGAAGGGCAAAAGGGGGGAGGCCAGAGTGTTTGGGAGACCAATGAGGAATCCAGAGTAACCCCGGTTTTCAAGGCGAGACTGGGAATGGCAACGGGGATGAGGTGGGAGGGACTGGAGAGGAATCACGAAGCCCAATCTCTGTCACCTCTCTCCAGCCTGGAGGAGCTGCTTACCACGCAGTGTGACCGCTTCTCCCGGGAAGAGGTGAGTGGGGAAAGGGCCTAGGGGAAGcggagggatgggggaaggggaacGTAAGGAACCGGTTGGAGATACCCCTGCGTTTTTTCCCCAGATCACAAATATGTGGGCGGCCTTCCCCCCCGACGTGGGCGGCAACGTAGACTACAAGAACATAAGCTACATCATCACGCATGGCGACGCCAAGGACCAGGAGTAGCGGACCCTCTTAGGCCTCTGCTGGGCAACGCCTTCCTGCCAGTGCGACCACCCCACCTCGACTCCTAATAAATTGAACTGGTCTCGTTTCTTATCCGCGACGGCTTCAGTGCGTTTGTGTGAACAGGGCTCAGGCGGGAGGCTGCGCTGAAACACCGGCTGGCACGAAACGAGTGCccagcaaatgaatgaataaatagtggCCCGGAGGCCTGGGTGGAACGGTTCCACCCGCTACGCCCGCCGCTTATTCCCGCTGGGAGAGAGAAGACTTGCGTGGCCTCAGGGAAACTCAGTTTTTATTGAAGTCGCAGTTTGGGTGAagtggggcggggctgggagagttaggggatgggagggaagcGCTGGCTCGCTATGTGGGCCGAGGCGGACTGGGGCGGAGCCAAGGCGGGGTCGGGGCGGAGCCAAAGGCGGGGCTACACACTCCAGGATTGGGAGAACCTGCTAGCCCACTAACCCCTTGCAAGGGCGGGCCTTACATGTTTGGGCTCCGGGATTAAGCGCCGGGCAACCTGGGGCTCGAGGATTGGACAAGATACGAACTGAAGGCGGAGGCGTGGTAAAGTAGGGTCCGGGCGGGGGTCTCAGAGAGCGTCCGACTGCTCGCCCTGAGCCTGGCTCTGCTGCATCTGGGCCTGCATCTTCTCCAGCATCTCTTGCATGCGGCGCAGCTGTGCGGGGCAAGATTGCAGGCGGTGGGACTGGGCAAGGCCAGAAAGGGACTTCGAAGAGGATTTGGGGCCTTGATCTGGGGGAAAGCGAGGTGCTTGCTCACCTCTTCGTCTTTCTCGCGGATCAGCTTCTCCGTGTCGGCCAGAGGCAGCATGGGCAGCGGGATCTCTGTGGCGCTCTGGCGGGAGAGCTTACTAGCGGGTGGGGGAAAGGGACAGGGATCAAAGTCGAGAACCGTGGTTGTGAGTCACTGCCGCGAGGCAGGGCCTGGGGTTTGGCGGGACCATGTCCTTCAGGTTAGGGCCATAAGCAAAGTGGGTGGGGAAAGAAAGGCTCCGGGAGAGGAGTCTAGAAGGTGAAGGCGGGGGTCATGGATGGTGAGCGCGGAGCCTTGGAAGCACCTAGGAGTCAGCTCTGGCTCTCACCTACGGCTGGCTCGATCACGCGCCCCAGGCCGGGCCAGGCTCTGTAGGCAGCGCGCCCGGTAGCCCTCGTAGAGCAGATCATGTGTCACCTCCTTCAGGTCCTGCAGGTGTGTCTGCACTAGCATCCGTCGCAGGTTCAGGAAATCGCAGTGATGTGGGTTCTCCACTGGGGGGCGGACCGGCGAGAGTCGGGGAGCTTGGGTCGGGTCTGCTGCCCAAGGACCCCTCTTTTGACTTTTAGGACCCCCGGGACCAGAACTCTCCCCAACTTCACCTGTTGGGTGCGGTTGACTCGGAGGCATCCTGGGCTCCCTGCTGGCCTCAGAATGCGTTCCTGGCCTTACTCACCCTCCACGGTGCCCCAGGAGTAGCGGCGTCCCCTCACCGGTCGGGTCCCGCCGTCCCTCACTACTTCGCAGGAACCGACGACGGCGAAAGGGATGCTTTCCTAGAGGGCAGGAGTCAGCGATCACCGTTGGCCCCCTTTGGGCAGAAACCTCTTTCTCAGCTCCCACCTCCACATCCGCCTCCCCTGGCttctctgccccttcctccttTGCCTCTGCACCTTCATCTCCGCATCCTGCCTCTTGAAGTCTTCATCCTCATCAGAGTCACAATCGGGGAACTGGTAGATATTGATCTCCTCCTCCTGCAACTGTTCCCGGATCTTGGAGGAGACAGATGCAGAGACGGTGAGAAACACAGAGACTGTGAACCACAGACATTGCATGACCAGAGACAGTGAGATATAGATACAGACACGGGGtggaagagacagagaggaagacgTGAAAGACAGAGATGGTGAAAGATGGACATACGGGATGACTGAAAACGAAATCTCAAACGAGAGACAGAGACGtagatggtgaaaaactgagacagTTACCCTAATGGGAAGTTTTGAAGATGAGCAGACACCAAAAGACCAGGAGAGAGAGGCATAAGCGGAAACAGTGGGAAAGGGCTCTGAAGACACAGGGGGGtgggaaggtggggggggggggcagtcagCATCCTGGGGCCAGAAGGATAACCTTGGTCATTATGTCTACACCCCTGGCCTCAGACAGGCCTTAGGCAAGCATCCAGCCCAGGGATTCTATTCCGAACCTCCAGAGACATGGCTTCCTTAGGCAGCTTATGACCCACCTTCCTCAGAAACTTTCTTCCACAGTCTAGCCTGACACATCACGCTCCAAAAGGGCTACCCCAAGATCAAAGAAGTCAAAGCTGAGTTCGATTTTGATCATGACTTTTGGCTTCATGTGAGGTCAAATGTCAGAGGCCACCACACACCTTCTGCTTGAGGGCCTGTGTTTCCTTAGGCATCAGGGCATCTGCTTTGCCAATGACTGGGATAATGTTGACCTTCTCATGCACCGCCCGGAGGAAGGCCACATCTAGGGGCCGGAGCCTGCACCCAGGGATTGGTCAGGGCTCAGTTTCAGGGCACAGAGACACTCCCCCTCCGGCCCTCCCCAAATGTCCCAACTCCCCAGGGTGCCCCTCGGACCCCCGGCCAAAGGGTGAGATGAAGTAGAGGCAGCAGTGGACACGGGAATCCTGGATGTTCTTCCTGTTCAGGCCACTCTCATCCCGAAGATACTGCTCAAATTGCTCCTCAATGAAGCGCACCACGGGCAGCCagctggggtgtggggagagagCGGAAAGTCAGAGAACAGGGACCACAGCACAGGGAAGGGGACAAGGCTAGCCAGGACCGTGGGTGTGGGAAGTAGTTTCTTTGGCTCCAACCAAAGACATCAGAGGAAACTGGCAGGTGAGATGTTGGGAAGCACAGGGCACTTTGGGCCACAAGGCCACCAGAAACAGGCCCCACctttggcggggggtggggggtagggcaGGGCAGACCAGCCCTGAATCTGACCACTCAGTCTCCACAGAGTAGCCACATTGGGAAGCTGAGCCCCAGGTCCTCCCCCATTCCTCACCAGTCTGAACAGTCCACTGAGTCCCCAAAGCCAGGTGTGTCCACCAGGGTCAGCTTCACCTTAATACCCCCCTCCTCGATCTCCACGCCCCGGCGCTCGATGGTCAGTGTTTGTGTCAAGCGAGCTATGAGGATGGGGAGAGGTCAGGGAGCTGGGTAGGGGCCTGAGGCAGGACTAATTTCCTTTCTCAGACTCACAGTTGCCTCCACCCATTTTTCAGGGGAGGAGAGTGAGTCTCGGAGAAAAGCAGTGAGCCGCCTGAGTCCCCCAGAACgtcatgggaaacccagagggaaaggaagagagtgCAGTCTAGGGACATGAGAGGAGGGGGTCAGAGTGCCTGGAGAGCACGGTGGGGAGGGGGTCTTACCCCTGGCCTCTGGGACTTGCCGATCCTCATAGAGGTTGGTGAGAAATAGGCTGTTGATGagggtagattttcccaggcctgACTCCCCTGTAGACAAGACAGGCCCAACTGGTCAGGTGAGAGAACAGCCAAGGTCTCTTGAGGACCCCTTGCCAGGCCCCTCTCCAAAACCCCCAGACCTGCCACCATGAGTGTGAAGTCAAACCCCTTCTTGACGGACTTGCGATGCAGCTGGTTGGGGAGGGCGGCGAAACCCACATACTCCTTGTCCTGTTGGCAGGGGATGGACAATACGAGGCTGCTGGGGGCAGCAGGCAGGGCCCTCAGGATAACCTGATCTCAGCGGCTAGGAGAAGTCAGCCTATTGTGGGTTGACCTGGctagcctgggggttggggactggGGGCAGAGATACCTGGATTCCTGGGCATAAAGACTCACCATGGCCCCGATAGCTGTCGCTGCACCTGCTGTCTCTCCCCACTTCCTCTGGTGGGGCAGGAAGTTGAGGGTGGCAAACAAGGGGGCGGGCAATGTAGGAAGCTGAGATGCTCAAATTGGCCCAGAGAGGTGGGAAAAGCCGAGACCAAGAACAGCGGTGATCCTGAATTCATGGATACCTTTGCCCATAACCCCAATAGGAAGTTTCAACCCCTCTGTTCTCTGTACACCTTTATTCCAAGCCCCACTGTAACCCCATCACCCTGGTGGGAGGTAGGGTGTaagcagagaggaaggaagtgGGTTGGTCTCTCTAGCAAGTGAGATGAAGGCTTTGACAgaggtggttaaaaaaaaaagttccaaggAGTGGACCAAAAGCCATAACAAAGATTGAGGGTGGGAGGGGCCATCAATTTTCCTCGCCAGCTCATACACTGGATTCTTAAAAGGACTTCAGGTTTTGGACGCCACAGCCAGAGAGACTGTCCTTCAGAATCCTGGCCAAGGCACTCCCCTGCTTGAAACCCTTCATGGGCTTCCCAGTGATCTCAGAATCAAGTCTGAGTCCTGACTTGGCAGCCAAAGCCTCCTCCATCTGACCTCATCACCCCATCTTTCACTCACCCTTACTGAGTGCCCATATCCTAGCCTCTGTGTATATTGAACTTTACCTTCTTCTGCACCAGGTGAACTCCTCTTTACCCTTCTAGGGTTTGATTCAAAGGGCTCTTCCTCCTCTATGAaaccttccccacccaccccaggcagAGTCATTTTCCATCCTCTGGACTCCCCAGCACCTTTCACAGGCCCCTCCAATGCCCACCTTTGCTTATCTGGCTGTCTCTTCTACTCCCGGCTGAATTTTCTGAGGACAGGGACCATGTCTTCCTAATTTCTATATCCCTGGTGTCTTGCACAGGGCCTGGAACAAAGAAGGCGCCAATAAATAATATACTAGATAAATGAATCCATGAAAGAGTGAGTGATTGAAGTTAGTCCAGGACAAAGTCTGGCAGGCTGCAGAACTTGTAAAAGGAgcttggctttggagtcagaaagaacttcccaaacctcagctctcccacttactgtgtgaccttgggcaagtcatttgccCTTTCTgaactctctctatatatacacacacacacacataccctagCTTTAGCATTTATGAACTGAgtgacctctctgaacctttaAAGCGAGTCCACTTAGTATGACCTATAAGGCCTTGCTCAATCTGGATCCTGCCTATTGCTCCAAccccattttctttctctattcttcatggttctatttattatttcccatttagcccctgttatggactgaattgtgtccccctactCCCCACTTCATGTGttggagccctaacccccaacgtgactatatttggaggtaAGACCTTTAAGGAggaaattaaggttaaatgaggtcagaagggtggggccctgattcTATAggtctggtgtccttataagaagggacaCCAGCAATCTCTCTCTGCGCACGCacaaaggaaaggccatgtgaggacagagtgagaaggtggctgtctgcaaccCAAGAAAAGAGGCCACACCAGAAACCAACACTGCTGGcattttgatcttggacttccagtctccagaactatgagaaaataaacatctgttgatTAAGACTCCTAGTCTGCGGTGCTCTGTTATACCACCTCATAGCTCACTCATTTCCTCTCCTCAGCCTAAGGCAACCACTCTAATGTGCTTAATGTGTAATTTTTTAGTTTGtacacattttgaaaaatgtgCAGTGCATAGTACATGTTTACACAAAtagctatatatgtatatattaatatgtatttctgtttgttaatttttttcaatcagCACTATCTTTTAAGATCCATCCATGCTACCACCTTTTCCTTACTTCAACCTCATTTCTAGTACTGCTCCCTTCATGTAACCTTGGAAAAatcacttctctgggccttactttcctcatctaccatatgggattggatGCTCCCACCACACTGAATTCACAGAAGTTGTTCAAGTTTCATGATTATAAAGACATATAATAATTAAgagccgtgtgaccttgggcatcttTAACCTTTCAGTGACTTCGTTTCTGTATCTGTTAAATAATGCCATTAATAATTTCACTTCATAGGGGCATGATGAGGATTACATATCTAACACATATAAAGTTCTtagcagtgcctggcataaaaGATGCGCTCACACATAACGCTAGTTATTGCTATTACATGAGCTGATGGGTGCAACAGTGCCACTAGCTCCAATCTAGCGACTGCTCTTCTGGATTAGTTGCTGAGAATCCAGACAGCGTGAATCAGCCAGGGTTGCCGCCCTCTGGGGAGACGGAGACAGCCACAAGCAAGTGTGACACACAGCACTGGTGCTAAAAATGTAGTGTAATAAGGAGATAAACAGAGTACTTTGAGAAGCCAAGGGAAGGGATAATTATACCCTTCCCCCTGCACCACA contains these protein-coding regions:
- the MYL11 gene encoding myosin regulatory light chain 11, encoding MAPKKARRRAVAEGGSSNVFSMFDQTQIQEFKEAFTVIDQNRDGIIDKDDLRETFAAMGRLNVKNEELDDMMKEASGPINFTVFLTMFGEKLKGADPEDVITGAFKVLDPEGKGTIKKQFLEELLTTQCDRFSREEITNMWAAFPPDVGGNVDYKNISYIITHGDAKDQE
- the SEPTIN1 gene encoding septin-1, which encodes MVSLYAQESSSLVLSIPCQQDKEYVGFAALPNQLHRKSVKKGFDFTLMVAGESGLGKSTLINSLFLTNLYEDRQVPEARARLTQTLTIERRGVEIEEGGIKVKLTLVDTPGFGDSVDCSDCWLPVVRFIEEQFEQYLRDESGLNRKNIQDSRVHCCLYFISPFGRGLRPLDVAFLRAVHEKVNIIPVIGKADALMPKETQALKQKIREQLQEEEINIYQFPDCDSDEDEDFKRQDAEMKESIPFAVVGSCEVVRDGGTRPVRGRRYSWGTVEVENPHHCDFLNLRRMLVQTHLQDLKEVTHDLLYEGYRARCLQSLARPGARDRASRSKLSRQSATEIPLPMLPLADTEKLIREKDEELRRMQEMLEKMQAQMQQSQAQGEQSDAL